One Catharus ustulatus isolate bCatUst1 chromosome 2, bCatUst1.pri.v2, whole genome shotgun sequence genomic window carries:
- the CHMP2B gene encoding charged multivesicular body protein 2b, which produces MASLFKKKTVDDIIKEQNRELRGTQRAISRDRAALEKQEKQLELEIKKMAKTGNKEACKVLAKQLVQLRKQKNRTYAVSSKVTSMSTQTKVMNSQMKMAGAMSATAKTMQAVNKKMDPQKTLQTMQNFQKENMKMEMTEEMINDTLDDIFDASDEEEETQDIVNQVLDEIGIEISGKMAKAPSAARGLPSASASTAGTISDEEIERQLKALGVD; this is translated from the exons ATGGCCTCGCTCTTCAAGAAGAAGACCGTGGACG ataTAATAAAGGAGCAAAATCGAGAGTTAAGAGGTACACAGAGGGCTATAAGCAGAGATAGAGCAGCActtgaaaaacaggaaaaacaactg GAACTGGAAATCAAGAAAATGGCAAAGACTGGGAACAAAGAGGCTTGCAAAGTGCTGGCAAAGCAGCTGGTGCAGCTGAGGAAGCAGAAGAATCGAACCTACGCTGTGAGCTCCAAAGTCACTTCCATGTCCACCCAAACCAAGGTCATGAACTCCCAGATGAAGATGGCAGGAGCTATGTCAGCTACAGCAAAA ACAATGCAAGCAGTTAACAAGAAAATGGATCCACAAAAGACACTACAAACTATGCAGAatttccagaaggaaaacatgaagATGGAAATGACTGAAGAAATGA TTAATGATACTCTGGATGATATTTTTGATGCTTctgatgaagaggaagaaaccCAAGATATTGTTAATCAAGTGCTTGATGAGATCGGGATCGAAATCTCTGGCAAG ATGGCCAAGGCTCCCTCAGCTGCCAGAGGTTTGCCATCCGCATCGGCATCGACCGCCGGCACCATCTCGGATGAGGAGATCGAGCGGCAGCTGAAAGCCTTGGGCGTGGATTAA